In the Burkholderia glumae LMG 2196 = ATCC 33617 genome, one interval contains:
- a CDS encoding class I adenylate-forming enzyme family protein has translation MEVQAKKEVWAKLFDDKALGAGNFLTKAHEAYPKRDEIFLFLEKPYVSPSGQAHSSFSLDTLYAVVAELAAWYTHHDVQQGAHVCLYLGDGIASFLHFLALNSLGAVPVLVNGNLRVDIAVAYAQINRFTVFAYDRETAARWRLPAPLDGLRALDAGFVEGSTAPQAALPAGGWPVARRGEDTIMICHSSGTTGIPKAVLFGHDQFFAGKRERLQGFVERDDDRLATAMPTTHAAGISYLMTGTLLQLPTLSLNTQLGAPVAEAIVAFRATIVTAFSQTYASLAEQNLPDNFLGTVQRFYNTGDTAHESHIRELLRIAPDARFTDMFGASELGMSQFYKVSRANDVTTIRTVGSPAPYAHCVILSPDGRELDDGEPGYFGVRSPTVTPGYHGQPHLTALTRLNGYWLTGDVGLRKPNGEFVHLDRIVDVVDTTLGTPGYTLLLEEHLLRLDSVFDVSVTGVARGPVREEAVLVLVRLAAGATLEADQLLHHALACHPFQGKPSLPDYTLCVGVIAPQFTLPLGSTGKVLKRVVRDSFWSWQRDFDGGDRSRFVELRWNHQADLSALPREAERSLLEHVFAA, from the coding sequence ATGGAAGTTCAGGCGAAAAAGGAAGTATGGGCCAAGCTGTTCGACGACAAGGCGCTCGGCGCCGGCAATTTCCTCACCAAGGCGCACGAGGCCTATCCGAAGCGGGACGAGATATTCCTGTTTCTGGAAAAGCCCTACGTCTCGCCGTCCGGCCAAGCGCATTCGTCCTTTTCGCTCGACACGCTGTATGCGGTGGTGGCCGAGCTGGCCGCCTGGTACACGCATCACGACGTGCAGCAGGGCGCCCATGTCTGCCTCTACCTCGGCGACGGCATCGCCTCGTTCCTGCACTTCCTCGCGCTCAACAGCCTCGGCGCCGTGCCGGTGCTGGTGAACGGCAACCTGCGCGTCGACATCGCCGTCGCCTATGCGCAGATCAACCGCTTCACGGTGTTCGCCTACGACCGCGAGACGGCCGCGCGCTGGCGGCTGCCGGCGCCGCTGGACGGCTTGCGCGCGCTCGACGCCGGCTTCGTCGAGGGCAGCACCGCCCCGCAGGCGGCGCTGCCGGCCGGCGGCTGGCCGGTGGCGCGCCGCGGCGAGGACACCATCATGATCTGCCATAGCTCGGGCACCACGGGCATCCCGAAGGCGGTGCTGTTCGGCCACGACCAGTTCTTCGCCGGCAAGCGCGAGCGCCTGCAGGGCTTCGTCGAGCGCGACGACGACCGCCTCGCCACCGCGATGCCGACCACCCATGCCGCGGGCATCAGCTATTTGATGACGGGCACGCTGCTGCAACTGCCCACGCTCTCGCTGAACACTCAGCTGGGCGCCCCGGTGGCGGAAGCGATCGTCGCGTTTCGCGCGACCATCGTCACGGCGTTCTCGCAGACCTACGCCTCGCTCGCCGAGCAGAACCTGCCGGACAACTTCCTCGGCACCGTGCAGCGCTTCTACAACACCGGCGACACGGCGCACGAATCGCACATCCGCGAGCTGCTGCGGATTGCCCCGGACGCGCGCTTCACCGACATGTTCGGCGCCTCCGAACTCGGCATGTCGCAGTTCTACAAGGTTTCGCGCGCCAACGACGTGACCACCATTCGCACCGTCGGCTCGCCCGCGCCGTATGCGCATTGCGTGATCCTCTCGCCGGACGGCCGCGAACTCGACGACGGCGAGCCCGGCTACTTCGGCGTGCGCTCGCCCACCGTCACGCCCGGCTACCACGGCCAGCCGCACCTGACCGCGCTCACGCGCCTGAACGGCTACTGGCTCACGGGCGATGTGGGCCTGCGCAAGCCCAACGGCGAGTTCGTCCACCTCGACCGCATCGTCGACGTGGTCGACACCACGCTCGGCACGCCCGGCTACACGCTGCTGCTGGAGGAACACCTGCTGCGGCTCGACTCGGTGTTCGACGTGTCGGTGACGGGCGTCGCGCGCGGTCCGGTGCGCGAGGAGGCGGTGCTGGTGCTGGTGCGGCTCGCGGCCGGCGCGACGCTCGAGGCCGATCAGCTGCTGCACCACGCGCTGGCCTGCCATCCGTTCCAGGGCAAGCCGAGCCTGCCCGACTACACGCTCTGCGTGGGCGTGATCGCGCCGCAGTTCACGCTGCCGTTGGGCTCCACCGGCAAGGTGCTCAAGCGCGTCGTGCGCGACAGCTTCTGGTCGTGGCAGCGCGACTTCGACGGCGGCGACCGCAGCCGCTTCGTCGAGCTGCGCTGGAACCACCAGGCCGATCTGTCCGCGCTGCCGCGCGAAGCCGAGCGCAGCCTGCTCGAACACGTGTTCGCGGCTTGA
- the paaA gene encoding 1,2-phenylacetyl-CoA epoxidase subunit PaaA: protein MDILDTEQVDEAAFQQRIDDGRKIEPQDPMPAAYRRTLMRQMAQHAHSEYVGMLPEGGWIARAPTLHRKCILLAKVQDEAGHAQYLYSAMETLGISRAQAYQQLLEGRAKYLNIFNYPALSWADVGMIGWLTDGAAIVNQVPLSRCSYGPYARAMVRICQEESFHHRQGFDLVMKLAQGTPAQRQMAQDALNRWWWPTLMVFGPPDADSPHSARSMKWGIKLYSNDALRQKFIDQTVPQVHYLGLEVPDDQLRFNEETGHYETGPIDWDEFERVINGGGLCNRARIEARNKAWDDGAWVREAAAAYAARQEIAEAAHG from the coding sequence ATGGACATCCTGGACACTGAACAGGTCGACGAAGCCGCATTCCAGCAGCGCATCGACGACGGCCGCAAGATCGAGCCGCAGGACCCCATGCCGGCCGCCTACCGCCGCACGCTGATGCGCCAGATGGCCCAGCACGCGCACTCGGAATACGTCGGCATGCTGCCCGAGGGCGGCTGGATCGCACGCGCCCCCACGCTGCACCGCAAGTGCATCCTGCTCGCCAAGGTGCAGGACGAGGCCGGCCACGCCCAGTACCTCTACAGCGCGATGGAGACGCTCGGCATCTCGCGCGCGCAGGCTTACCAGCAGCTGCTCGAGGGCCGGGCGAAGTACCTGAACATCTTCAACTATCCGGCGCTGAGCTGGGCCGACGTGGGCATGATCGGCTGGCTGACCGACGGTGCGGCGATCGTCAACCAGGTGCCGCTGTCGCGCTGCTCCTACGGGCCGTATGCGCGCGCCATGGTGCGGATCTGCCAGGAGGAGAGCTTTCACCACCGGCAGGGCTTCGACCTGGTGATGAAGCTCGCGCAGGGCACGCCGGCGCAGCGCCAGATGGCGCAGGACGCGCTGAACCGCTGGTGGTGGCCGACGCTGATGGTGTTCGGCCCGCCCGATGCCGATTCGCCGCACTCGGCGCGCTCGATGAAGTGGGGCATCAAGCTCTATTCCAACGACGCGCTGCGCCAGAAATTCATCGATCAGACCGTGCCGCAGGTGCATTACCTCGGCCTGGAAGTGCCGGACGATCAGTTGCGCTTCAACGAGGAGACCGGCCACTACGAGACCGGGCCGATCGACTGGGACGAGTTCGAGCGCGTGATCAACGGCGGCGGGCTTTGCAACCGTGCCCGCATCGAGGCGCGCAACAAGGCCTGGGACGACGGCGCCTGGGTGCGCGAGGCGGCTGCCGCCTATGCCGCCCGTCAGGAAATTGCGGAGGCCGCGCATGGCTGA
- the paaB gene encoding 1,2-phenylacetyl-CoA epoxidase subunit PaaB yields the protein MADWKLWEVFARSQNGLAHRHVGSVQAADAQMALQHARDVYTRRGEGVSLWLVASEHLVTSDPDDKAAWFASSQDKAYRHATFFQVPEGVQNL from the coding sequence ATGGCTGACTGGAAACTCTGGGAAGTGTTCGCGCGCAGCCAGAACGGCCTGGCGCACCGCCATGTGGGCAGCGTGCAGGCTGCCGACGCGCAGATGGCGCTGCAACACGCGCGCGACGTCTACACGCGCCGCGGCGAGGGCGTGAGCCTGTGGCTGGTGGCCTCGGAGCATCTCGTGACGAGCGATCCGGACGACAAGGCCGCCTGGTTCGCCTCGTCCCAGGACAAGGCGTACCGCCACGCCACGTTCTTTCAGGTACCGGAAGGAGTGCAGAACCTGTGA
- the paaC gene encoding 1,2-phenylacetyl-CoA epoxidase subunit PaaC, with protein MKTHNGFDMGLADYVLRLGDNCLILSQRLCAWCGHGPTLEEDLALSNVALDYLGQARLWLGYAGSLHPVACGEDELAFLREAHEFRNVLLVEQPNQDFADLQMRLFLFDSWYALVLAALAHSQDAQIAAIAAKSAKENAYHLRRSSHWIVRLAGGTELSRAKLLRALDGCWEFTGELFEMDELDRAMLECGIGCNLTDLQIKWQSYVKEVFGEAGISLPAGALRKQSGKRGEHSEHLVWLLMEMQYLQRAHPGAQW; from the coding sequence GTGAAGACCCACAACGGATTCGACATGGGGCTGGCCGACTACGTGCTGCGCCTCGGCGACAACTGCCTGATCCTGTCGCAGCGACTGTGCGCCTGGTGCGGCCACGGCCCGACGCTCGAGGAGGACCTCGCGCTGTCCAACGTCGCGCTCGACTATCTGGGCCAGGCGCGGCTCTGGCTCGGCTATGCCGGCAGCCTGCACCCGGTGGCGTGCGGCGAGGACGAGCTGGCCTTCCTGCGCGAGGCGCACGAGTTCCGCAACGTGCTGCTGGTGGAGCAGCCGAACCAGGACTTCGCCGACCTGCAGATGCGGCTGTTCCTGTTCGACAGCTGGTACGCGCTGGTGCTGGCCGCACTCGCGCATTCGCAGGACGCGCAGATCGCGGCTATCGCGGCGAAGTCGGCCAAGGAGAACGCCTATCACCTGCGGCGCAGCAGCCACTGGATCGTGCGGCTGGCGGGCGGCACCGAGCTGAGCCGCGCCAAGCTGCTGCGCGCGCTCGACGGGTGCTGGGAATTCACCGGCGAGCTGTTCGAGATGGACGAACTCGACCGGGCGATGCTCGAGTGCGGCATCGGCTGCAATCTTACGGATCTGCAAATCAAGTGGCAGTCCTACGTGAAGGAGGTGTTCGGCGAGGCCGGCATCTCGCTGCCCGCGGGTGCGTTGCGCAAGCAGTCGGGCAAGCGCGGCGAGCACTCCGAGCACCTGGTCTGGCTGCTGATGGAGATGCAGTACCTGCAACGCGCGCATCCGGGGGCGCAATGGTGA